The Corynebacterium renale genome includes a region encoding these proteins:
- a CDS encoding DUF1648 domain-containing protein — protein MTRYVWPAVGIAALGQAVAAFFANRITGQMPVHFTFSGEPDNFMQPWAFWWAMAAMQVFLLAMFWWIGRNAAPAGKSARVNIGGGYFVATCIALITAWTFYISAADPSPRLGLGAMLLIMAMSGVVGVVAGALVNVPESNTDLITYEPRQINVAPGAEIVWVGYAHPSSGIASTMYALAVVLFLIGQIAMDWIILLVALLSSVLMAATLWFTVTLNKGGLEYRSALGLPKKHIPLAEITDITAVDITIAEYGGVGLRISNAFDGRRGLITRSGEGIRVTYGEGKVLEITCSDPRGAAGAWEVLSHRDA, from the coding sequence ATGACACGGTACGTTTGGCCCGCAGTGGGCATCGCAGCCCTTGGGCAGGCGGTGGCAGCATTTTTTGCGAATCGGATCACTGGGCAGATGCCGGTGCATTTCACGTTTAGTGGAGAGCCGGATAACTTCATGCAACCGTGGGCTTTCTGGTGGGCTATGGCTGCAATGCAGGTGTTCCTGCTGGCTATGTTCTGGTGGATTGGGCGCAATGCGGCACCCGCCGGGAAGTCTGCGCGCGTCAACATCGGTGGCGGGTATTTCGTGGCCACGTGCATCGCTCTTATTACGGCGTGGACTTTCTACATTTCGGCCGCTGACCCGAGTCCGCGTCTGGGCCTCGGCGCAATGTTGTTGATCATGGCTATGAGCGGTGTGGTCGGGGTGGTAGCCGGCGCGCTGGTGAACGTGCCTGAATCCAACACGGACCTCATTACCTACGAACCGCGCCAGATTAACGTTGCTCCCGGCGCGGAGATCGTGTGGGTGGGGTACGCGCATCCGTCGAGTGGCATTGCGAGCACCATGTATGCCCTGGCGGTGGTCCTTTTCCTGATAGGTCAGATCGCGATGGATTGGATCATCCTCTTGGTCGCGCTTCTGAGCAGCGTACTGATGGCGGCCACGCTGTGGTTCACGGTGACCTTGAACAAAGGTGGGTTGGAATACCGGTCTGCTCTGGGCCTTCCGAAGAAGCATATCCCCCTGGCAGAGATCACTGACATCACAGCTGTGGATATCACGATCGCGGAATATGGCGGTGTGGGCCTGCGTATTTCGAATGCTTTCGACGGCCGCCGTGGCCTGATAACCCGCAGTGGTGAAGGCATCCGCGTGACGTACGGGGAGGGCAAGGTCCTGGAAATCACGTGCTCGGATCCGCGTGGGGCGGCTGGGGCGTGGGAAGTGCTTAGTCACCGCGACGCGTAG
- a CDS encoding GntR family transcriptional regulator, translating to MLIVTDPADPRPIFRQIAGQIRSQVESGDLPEGEKLPTAASLAKTLGLNRNTVLEAYRLLRDEKVIELRRGRGAIVLGLAHSKQSPELARRLARVAQAEGLGLQDVVKILKEEGLA from the coding sequence ATGCTGATAGTAACTGACCCCGCAGATCCACGCCCGATTTTCAGGCAGATTGCCGGTCAGATTCGCAGCCAGGTAGAAAGCGGCGATCTTCCCGAAGGGGAGAAGCTGCCCACTGCCGCCAGTTTGGCTAAGACCTTGGGTCTGAACCGCAATACTGTCCTTGAGGCGTACCGGTTGCTCAGGGATGAGAAGGTGATTGAGCTGCGCCGTGGTCGTGGGGCGATAGTTCTGGGGCTCGCGCACAGTAAACAATCGCCGGAGCTTGCACGCAGGTTAGCGCGGGTCGCTCAGGCGGAGGGCCTTGGTCTCCAGGACGTTGTAAAAATTTTGAAAGAAGAGGGATTGGCATGA